In the genome of Parafrankia irregularis, the window GACGACGCGGGCACTTCGTTGTAGCAGAAGCCGTCGTAGAAGACATGCGCAAGGCCGTCCCACTGCGTGGCGCACTGCAACGGCATGACGATGAAGTCGTCCGCGAACCCCGCACCGTCGGGATACACGGACTGGCCCGTCATCGACATCAGATGGACGGGGTTCACCCGCCCGCCCAATCCGATCTGCGGGCCTTTGGAGGAGAGGGTGTACCCCAGATCGAACACACGTCCCGTCCGCGCCAGCGCCGCCCCCGCGGCGACCCGAGCCGGCGTGATCAGGTTCAGCGTTCCGATCTCGTCGTCCGCTCCCCAGCGCCCCCAGTTCGACAGGTCACGGCCAACCGCGCGGAAGTCCCTGGTCATCCTTTGGCGGGTGGCTCGGCGCGGCCGAGGGCGACCTCGTGACCGCCGAAGCGGGGCTCCACGACGGCGGACCAGTCCGGCCCCCGGCGGACGCTGGTGCCGCCGTCGATGTTGACGATCTGGCCGGTGATCCGGCTCGCGCGATCCGACAGGAGGAACACGATCAACTGCGCGACGTCGTCCACCTGTGTGGCGCCACCGAGCGGGCTGTTGGCGTCATAGCTCTCGTAGACCGGTGTGCCGGGCTGGACGAAACCCATGATCTCGGTCGCGGTGAGACCGGGGCGCACCGCGTTGAAACGGATACCGGCCTCGCCGTACTCGTCCGCGGCGTTGCGGATCAGGGCTTCGACCCCGGCCTTCGCGACGGGGTAGGCGCCGAAGAACGGATGGGTGAGGTGCCCCGCGATGGAGGAGAGGCCGACGAAGGAGCCTTTGCCGGCGCGGGCGAAGATCGGCACGGCGTGCTTCGCGAGCAGGAACGT includes:
- a CDS encoding SDR family oxidoreductase, whose protein sequence is MVGSVEGHSILVTGGGTGIGSGIAAALAHEGAWVTICGRTQATLESAAEGINAKVGREAVTWHVADVTNESDVQRVVAAAAQWRDGLDGVVANAGGGGALAPLHLQKVSEFERVISLNVIGTFLLAKHAVPIFARAGKGSFVGLSSIAGHLTHPFFGAYPVAKAGVEALIRNAADEYGEAGIRFNAVRPGLTATEIMGFVQPGTPVYESYDANSPLGGATQVDDVAQLIVFLLSDRASRITGQIVNIDGGTSVRRGPDWSAVVEPRFGGHEVALGRAEPPAKG